The genomic window TGGGATTTTGCGGACATATTTTAAGTGTTATTTGTTCGTTGGTATAATTGTTTAACACATAGAAACATAGATTCAGAGTGATCTAAAAAGGCGTTTCACTTGTTTTCAAGCAATCATTAACTATGTGGAAGAAATCTATTTCTCTTTGGTATTCTTTAATTTTTCTAGAGAAACTATGTTTCTATGTGTTAAAAAAATAAGTCATTTCTAATGGGGAATTAGTAATGAAATTTTTATCTAAACCATTCGGGTTTATAGATTTTGTAGATGAATCTTCCAAGTAAAAAAAGAAGAATAATAAGCAGCAATCTTCCTAGCCAGATTTGGACTTTCTGCCAAAAAGTGAGATAGTTGGTAAACTCAGTAATTGTAATCGTTTTTTCTTGGACATTTTTAACTTGTTTCGATTTCCAATGTGCATAGAGTTCTTGTTCTTTCAGTTGGCAGTCTACTTGAAGTTTATTGTTATCAAGACGAACCTTTGGGCTTTTTAATGTACGCCCTGGTTCGGCCTGAATAACATTTTTAAGAACTACTTTTCCGTTAAGGCATTCTAATAATGCATTGTACGAACTACTGTCTTTTGCGATTTTAAAGGTGGTATCGTGTAAAGTTTCGGTAATAGTAATCGTCTGGGTTTTGTTTTCATTTTGCACCGGTTTCGGACTTCGGCATGAAATCATGATCAGGATAATGAAAAGAGAAAAAATTAGACATTTTAGTTTTTTAGTCATAAGTAAATTGGGTTTATAAGTTTTGGTTTTAGAGTCTTAAAAAGCCTTTAATGCTTTTTATATCGCGTTTTCTTCTGGCTACTTTATAGCCTTCTCGACCTCCAGAATCGTTGGTGTTTCCTTCAATGGTATAAATTGTATTTCCGGTAATCTTCTCGACAAATCCGGCGTGACCAGTACCGTTATTAAAATCCATAATGAAAACATCTCCAGGCTGAGGTGTTTTTTTTACCAAAAGCGGTCTAGAATTGTATTGATCTAAAACACCTCCCGTTTTCTTTAAAGGATTTTTTTCATTAATCTGAAGAGAAGCTTTCTGTGCGCACCAGTAAATAAAAGCCATGCACCAGGCATATCCTTTACCAAGTCCGACGCTTCTTAAATAAATTTCGACTTCTGGTCCTGCGTTACTGTTTCTTGGCATTTCTTCGACACCAATCTGTGCCGTAGCAATTTCGATAGTTTTTTGAGCTAGTGTCATGAGCTTTTTCCGTTTAATTGTTTAAATTTTTGTAATTCGTCAACCAGTTGCTGGTTGATCAGCATGAGTTCTTTGTGCTGTGTTTCCATTTTTTTGATCGTTTCGGTAGCTGCGGTAAGTCGTGCGGTAATATCGTCTAGAAGATCACGGTAATATTTTACGGCGCTTACGGCATTGTCAAGTTCGGCTGCGCGGTCTTCTGCGAGTGATTTTCGCATAGAGAAAAACCAGGTAATAAAAGCGGCAAAAAATGCGGTTAGAGTGGGGTATAAAAACTGCTCCATTGAATGTGTTTAAAGTTGAATGTTGGGTTTAAAAATTGTTTTTTGAAAGACAACTTGAGAGTTGTTTTGGAAAGGAAGTCTATCTGGTTTTTTTTCCAGTTTCGTGGCTTATTTGTTTCCTTTTGAGATTGCAAAGATTGGGTAAAAAAAGCCCTAAATAAAATGGATGCAAGGTCTGCGAACATTTGTATTCTAGGGCTTTACAGAGTTGTAAGGAAAGCGAACAGAAGTCGATTTAGATGATGTAAATGTTACATCTTTGCATCACAAAAAGGATGCTTTTGAAGATAAAAAAAGAATGATTTTTTCTTTTATATGTATTAAGAAGACCTTTCCTGATTGCTCATAAGTTCTTCGATTTTTTTTAGTTCAGAAGTGATAGGTGTACAAAGAATTTCATACAAAGTAGTTCTGGAAATCGGATAAACCGGATAGACGTATTTACGCCAAACAACAGTAGTTGGAATGTCTTCCGTCTTATGTTTTTGATACAGCTCTTTAATGAGTTTGTAACGCATTAATTTATTTTTTTGAATTCCGAGACTTCTGTTTGAAGATATAGGCATGAGAGATAATATTTTGAATGATAGAAAAAAGAAAATTTTAAGAAGAACGAAGTTTGAAAAAGAGTTAATAGTTTAAATTATAAACAACATCATATTTAAGACAGCCAAACCATTTGATCATATTCAATAAATGGTTTTTACTTCCCGATGCCATTTTTATATTGAACCTCGTTCTGAGGTTGTATTTGTTAAATATTTATTTAACAATTTAGGTCAGCAAACTCCGCATGACAATCCTGTTTCCAAAACCTTTTTAGGTTTGGATTCCAATAGAAAGAATGAGTTTTGGCTGTTTATTATAAGGGCAGAAATCGCCCGTTTGTCGGTTCCTGATTCTCTTCAGAAAGAAGAAGAAACAGGAACCATTTTTATTTACCTGCTTTTTTGGCTGCAGGTTGAGAGGTCGTTTTTAGCCTTTGTAGGTGGTTGCTGTGTGTTTTTTGAATCTCGGATTTTTGATCACAATACTTTCGTACCGATTAAAAGCCAGTCGTTCTTTTTGGGATAAGTCATGGATGCAATTCCAGTTTCCGAGTCTGTCTTTAAAGATCGTATGTTCGTTTACTTGGTAGCTTTCATGATCTGTAATTGGCTTTATTTTTACGCTCATTCAGGTATTGTTTAAAAGTTGTTTTTAATTTGAAATAAAACCATTCTCTAAATAAAAGGATGGGTTTTAAATTGGTTATGATTAACAGAATCGTTAACAACAGTGATGAATAAATGTCGTGATTAAGCTGCATGATTTTGTTTGTTTTGCTGGTTAAAGAAATCAAAAGCATAGCCTTGTAAAAAATCTACAGAAGACATCGACAGCGGAATATTGGTTCTTACACCATTTTCATCAATTCGGCATGCCTCAATAAACCAGCTAGAACGTACAGGTTTAAATGCTGAAGCAATAATCTCTACACCATCTGTAAACTCTTCATTATTAAACTCCTTTGTGAGTTTTTGAAGTTCCAAAACTCGAGATCCTTTTAGATTTCCTTTGGCATCTTTTTTTAATAAATTGAAAACAATTTTAACCAACGAAGCCGTTTCTTTACTGGTAGAAAGTGACGAAATATAGTTTTGGACTTTTTCAATACCAATAGTTACGGTGTCGTCCCAGCCTTCATTAATGCGATAACCGATCGTGATTTCTTCTTTATCATTAGAAAAAGTATGCGACATTTGTTTCTCTTTAAAACCATACACCTGATTTTTTAAATCCAGAATAGTTTCAAACAGCCTGAAAGTTTCCGTTTTGGCATTTTGCATCATTTCAGAAGTTTGCTGTAATCTAGAAAGTGCTTTTGGAATCGTTTCGGCAACTAGTTTTTTATAAGCATCTCTTTCTTCATTTTTCTTGTTTTCAACTCGCTGAAGTGCTTCTTTTAATTGTTGCGCAGAAAATTGGGTTAAATCCATAACAGGTTTAAAATGGTTTGCAGTTGTAGTGTTCATAATAATTGGCTTTTAGTACATTAATATTTCTTCTTTAAATGGATCGGCATAATAAGGTTTGAAATTGTGGTGTAAAGCAAGTTTCGAAACCTCTTTTATTTTATTTTCAATAGTTGATGAAACAGGACGAGGAGAAGCTGCTTCATTATCAAGAATATGCATCCATTGAAAACGTTCCTGATTAATGCAGATTCTTTCTCCAGCTGTAAAAGTTTTGCTTCTTTCTGAACAATATTGAAGTGCCAGATATAATAATGCGATACGATCTTCGATTTGTGTTTTATTCATAATTTTTCTCTAATTGATTTTTTAATTTATTGATATCAGATTCGATTAAACTTCTTTCAGAACTGTTTGGATTTTCGATCAGCCAATTTTCCAGTTCCCTAATTTTTTCTTTGATTTTACTTGCTTCCATATTTTATTGATTTGAGTAAGAAATTAATAGTTTTTTTTATTGATTAATATTACACTTAATTCGTAGTTTAATTCCTATTGCTCGTAGTAGGCTTTTTTATGTTTTAAAGTTGTTTGATTGTTTTGTAATTTATTTTTAATCAATATATTGAGTGGTGTTTGTGATTTTGTTGTTCTTTATGTGATGCGAAAATTTGTTAACATTTCTGTTGTTTTTGAAATTTATTTTTCTTTACTTTGCAAATATAATGTAAAATAATACATTAAAACAAATTTTTAACGTAAAAAAATACGTCTTTTTATGGGGTCAACTGAAAGAATGCGCGAATACCTTGATTATAAAGGGATAACCAAATATAAGTTCTGTAATGATTTAGGCTTTTCTAATAAATTTTTAGATAATAGCAGTAATATGGGAACAGACAAAGCGTGTAAAATTTTACATCACTATCCGGAAATAAATTCGGAGTGGCTTTTGACGGGAAATGGGCCTATGATTAAGGAGGATAATACGAGTGTGGTGATTATGAGTAATGATAGAAAAACGGTTGATTCTATTCATATGAATCAGGAAATACCTTTGTATGATTTGGAAGCTGTTGCCGGATTAAGAGAGTTATTTAATAGCGGCGAACCACAAAGGGTTTTGGATACTATAAAAATTCCGAATCTGCCAAAATGTGATGGAGCAATTTCGGTTACAGGAGATAGTATGTATCCGTTGCTGAAATCGGGAGATATTGTTTTGTATAAAGAAACAGAATTCGAGAATATCTTTTTTGGAGAAATGTATCTTTTGAGTGTAAAACTAAATGATTGGGAAGAATACATTACAGTAAAATATGTTCAAAAATCTGATCAAGGTACGGAGTATGTGAAATTGGTAAGTCAGAATTCGCATCATCAGCCAAAAGATATTCATATTTCAAAAATATCAGCTTTAGCACTTATAAAAGCTAGTATCAGGATTAATACCATGATGTAAACTGTTTTGATTTTAAAAAAAAAAAGCCTTTAAATTTGATGTTTAAAGGCTTTTTTTTAGATTTCTTTTGAATTTTTTCTTCTGAAAACGAGATTGAAAGTCAATAATAAATATGCAAAAATTCGATAAAAACTAAGCAAAAACCGCAAAATTCACATTAAAAGTCAAAATGACAATAACTTATTAAAATCTAGTATTTGCTGAATTTTTCATTTTATTTTGGCGTTAAAAAAGAGATTTATTGAAAAAAAATTTTACTAAAACGTTTTTGTAAGCTGTAGTTGCATATATTTGCGATGTACTAAGTATTCAAAAATAAATTTGTTGCCAGATGAAAAAGATTACAATTAGAGATATTGCTAAACAGGCAGAAGTTTCTATTTCTACTGTGTCTTTTGTTATCAACGGAAAAGGCGAAAAAATGGCTATTAGTCCAACTGTAATCAAAAAGGTACAAGATGTAGCGCAAAAACTGCAATATAAACCAAGCATGATTGCGAGCAGTTTGAGAACAGGCAAAACAAGATCAATCGGACTTATTGTAGAAGATATCTCCAATCAGTTTTTTGCAGATTTGGCTAGAGTTATAGAAGACGAAGCAAAAAATATAGATTACAGAGTTTTTTACTGTAGTACAGGTGATGATAATAATCGTTCAGAAGAATTGGTGCAAAGTCTTTTACAAGCAAATGTTGAAGGGTTTATTATTACACCAACTCGAAATTTGGAGAAAACAATTGGCCAGCTTTTAAAACTTCAAAAGCCAGTGGTTTTAATTGACCGATATTTTGCCAATCAAAAAGTAAGTCACGTTCTAATGGATAATTATGAAGGATCTTACTCCGCAACTAAATTTTTAATCGGCAAAGGAAAAAAGAATATTGCCGTTGTGAATAATGAATCTGGAATGATTCAGATGAAATTAAGAGAGAAAGGATATGTAGATGCGTTAAAAGAAGAAGGAATTTATAACGAAAATTACACGCTTCATCTAGATTATCATATAAGTGAACAAAGCAGAATTGATGCGATAGTAAATTTCTTTAAGAAAAATAAAGAGATAGATGCGGTTCTTTTTTCAGCCAACTATCTCGGGCTTGCAGGACTCCAGGCTTTCAGGACTTTGAAATATAAAATTCCCGAAGACGTTTCTGTTATAAGCTTTGATGATCATGACAGCTTCAAATTGCATACACCTACAATTTCAGTCATCGCACAGCCCATTGAAGAAATTGCTGTCAAATCGATACAGCTGCTAATGAGTCAGATGACAAACTTTGAAGATTTCAAAATTGAAAAAGTTCTCAAGAGAGGAACTTTAATTGTCAGGGAATCAGTTTAAAAATTGAATTAAAAAAGTTGAGGCTTTTTTTTAATCATTTCACTAAAACGATTTAGTAAGAATAAAAATACAGCAGCAATTCAAAAAAGCTGCTTGTCGTGATATTGCAAACAGAGTACAATTTTTTATTAATTATTTAAAAACAAACAACAGATCAAATCAACAAAACAAAATCAAAACCAATAACCAAAAAAACGCTTATGAGACGAATATTAGCAGTGTTAGGAGTGATATTGCTTAGCAGTTTGAGTGCTGCCGCGCAAAATCGATTAATAACCGGTATAGTTACAGATGCAGAGAACAAGGGAATTGTCGGTGCATCAATCGAAGTTCAAGGAAAACCATTTAGTTCTATTACAGACGCCGAAGGCCGATTTAGAATGAATGTTCCCGAAGGGAAAGTTACCTTAAATGTATCTTCTATAGGGTTTCAGTCACAATCAGTGGCAGTGCAAGAAAAAGATACAAGAGTTGCAGTTACTTTAGTAGAAACTACGCAAGAATTAAAAGATGTTGTTGTAACTTCATTTGGAGTTAAAAAACAAAAGAAAAGTTTAGGTTACGCAGTTGGAGAACTAAAAGGCGAGGATCTGACAAAAAATAAAGAAATTAACTTAGGAAACGCTCTTCAAGGTAAAATTGCCGGAGTAAACGTTTCGGCGCCAGTTACAGGGCCTTCAGGTTCTAGCCGTGTGGTAATTCGTGGAGCAACTTCTGCCTCTGGACTTAATCAGCCGTTGTATGTGGTTGATGGAATTCCAATCGATAATACACAGCAGGGAAATGCCGGAATGTGGGGAGGTGCCGATAAAGGAGACGGTATGTCGTCTTTTAATCCAGACGATATCGCTTCGATGTCTGTATTAAAAGGTAGTGCGGCTTCTGCTCTTTATGGGTACAGAGGATCAAATGGTGTTATCTTAATTACAACTAAAAAGGGTAAAAACGGAACAGGAATTGGAGTAGATTTCAGTACAAATTCTGCTTTCAATACACCTGCAAGTCTTTTGAAATGGCAGGATCAATATGGTGCTGGAGCTCCAAATGCGAGTGGTGTGCCAACGAGATTTAACAATTTACAGGAACTTAGAGATTCTTATTATTTTGCGTGGGGTGATAAATATGACGGAACGCCTTCATTATCACTTGATGGAAAAACGAGACCTTATCAGGCTTATGGAAAAGATAATGTGGAGAATTTCTACAGAACTGGATATTCTTTCAGTAATACTTTAGCAATTTCTGGAGGAAATGAATCTACTAACTTTAGATTGTCTTTCGGAAATACTAAAGATGAATCTATTCTGCCAGAAACTACTTTCGGAAGAAACAACGTGGCTTTGAGCTTAAACTCGGCTCCAAATAAAAGAATCAGCATTGAAAGTAATGCTCAATATATTTCTGAGAAAAGCCATAATCGTCCATACTTAAATGATTCGCCAAGAAACCCTTCTTTTCCAACTACTTTCATGACACCAGGTTCAGATATTAGATGGTTAAGCAATCCTTATGATGCTAACGGAGGTGAAGAAGACTTTTTGGGAGCAAACGTATATCATACGAACCCTTATTTTGCTACAAAATCTCCTTTAAATGATGATCTTAGAAAGCGTTTTATTGGTTCTGCAAAAGTAAATTACAACATTACAGATAAAATTTATGCTAAAGCTGTAATTGGTATTGATGATATTAATTATGAATATACTGAAATTGAGCCTACTGGAATAAATTACAATCCAGGTGGATCTATTGAGAACAGAATTGAAACTCGTTCTGAGGTAAATGCTTCTGGTTTCTTAGGATACAAAGGAGATATTGCTAAAGATATTTCGTTGGATGCTTTTATTGGAGCAAACCGTCAGCATAACAGATATAGCGGGATCAAAATGAAAGGAAACAATTTTATTGTTCCATTCAAATATTTCTACGGAAATACGCAGCCTGATAAAACTGAAAAATTATTCTCAGAAAGTGAAGTGAATTCTCTTTTCTATTCTGCAGATCTTGGATACAAAGATTACTTGTTTCTTAGCTTAACAGGCCGTGAAGACTGGTTTTCAACTTTAGATCCTTCAAACAACAGTACTTTTTATCCTTCTGTAAGTTCAAGTTTTATTTATTCTGAAGTTATCGGTCTTCCAGAATGGATTTCTTATGGTAAGATTAGAGCAGGTTGGGGTAACGTAGGAGGTGCATTGCCAGATGCTTATGCTTTAGCATTGACTTACACTACACCAGATGGACAGACAGATTCATTAGGACAGCCAATTTTGGGTGTAAATGGAGAAACAATTCCAAACAGAACTCTAAAACCTTATAACGTAAGCACAATTGAGTTTGGTTTTGAGAATACATTCTTCAATAACAGAGTGAGTACAGATTTGACTTTCTACAGCAAAAAAACTACAAATGATATTACAGATGCTGATGTTTCTCAGGCTTCTGGTTATAGAACTACAAAAATCAATGTTGGAGAAATCCTAAACAAAGGGGTGGAGTTTGCTGTTAATGTGAAAGCCGTTAAGACGCCAAGTTTTTCTTGGAATGTAGGTTATAATTTTGCGTATAATGATAGTGAAGTTTTAAATCTTTCTGATAAAATCACAACAAAAACATTGGAAGGAAACAGAGATGGAAGAGCTAATGTAGTTTTAGAAAAAGGACAACCTTTTGGAGTGATTAAAGCGTATGATTATTTAAGAGATGCTAATGGAAATATAGTGCTTGGCACGGACGGAAAATTCTTAAGAGGAAATTTAATTATTGCAGGACAAGGTGTTGCGCCAATGTCTATGGGACTTTCAAATGATTTTTCATATAAAAGCTTTACACTTTCTGTTTTTGTTGATGCTAAATTCGGAGGAGAAATCTACTCGGCTACAAACCAGTTAGGAACACGTTACGGATTATCTGAAATTACACTTCCAGGTCGTGAAAATGGTGTTCAGGTAAGCGGAACAGATGTGAACGGAAACCCTGTTAATAAAACCGTTTCAGCATACGATTACTGGAGAAGCTACAGTGATGTAACCTCAAATTTTGTTTACGATGCTGATTTTGTTAAGCTTAGAGCAATTTCATTTGCTTACAATTTCCCAAAAGCATATTTGCAAAAAACACCATTCCAGTCTGTTAGTTTAGCATTTTCTGCTCATAATTTATGGACTATTTATGACAAAGTTCCAAACATCGATCCTGAGTCAAATTACTCAAACAGTAACGCTCAAGGTATGGAGAGAGCTTCTATGCCATTGACAAGAAACTATGGTTTTTCGCTTAATGTCAAATTCTAATTCTTAAAAAGATGAAAAATAGATATATCAAAATATTTTGTGTCGCAATTGTTGGTGCTTTGACATTGGCTTCATGCGATAAAGGATTCGAAGAAATGAATAAGAATCCAAATGCTTTAACAGATCCAGCTGTAAAATCAATGTTTACGCTTGCTGAGATTTATGTAGACGGACAAGATTTTTCTAACACAAGAGGAAACAATTTATACGCAGCACAAATTGTACAGCAGTTTTCTTCACTTGGAGGGCCAGGTTCAAAATATACGTACTCTTCTGAGTATTCTGCCGCTCTTTTTGGTGAAACTTATGGAAAAGGATTAAATCAGATTTTCCAATTATTATCTGTAGTAGAGAATACGCCAGAGAACTCAAATATGATTCAGGCATGTAGAATCATGAAAGTTTTCTTATTTCAAAAATTAACAGATACTTATGGTGAAGTTCCTTATTTTGACGCTGGAAAAGGATACAACGGAAACGTATTTTCTCCAAAATATGACACACAAGAAGCTATCTACAATGATCTTTTAAAGGAATTAGATGAAGCTGGAACTGCTCTAGATGCGGGGAAACCTTTCGTTGGAAATGCCGATTTGTACTACCAAAGTGATGTTGCAAGATGGAAAAAACTGGCAAACTCTTTAATGCTGAGAGTAGCAATGCGTCTGTCTAAGGTAAACCCTGCAAAAGCAAAAGAATTTGTAGAAAAAGCTTATTCAAAAGGAGTTTTTACTTCAAATGATGACAGTTTGGTTTTAAAACACGATGCAGGTCCTGCAGGAGTAAAAACCAATCCAATTACATCTTCTTGGGTTAGAAACGATTTGAACGGAGGAGAATCTAACATTAAATTTAGTAAAACGTTTATCGATATGTTGAAAAACACAAATGATCCACGTTTAAGAATTTATGCAAAACTGGAAGCAACTGGAGATAATAACCCTGCAAGTCAGCAAGGTTTGGCAAATGATGCAAAAGAATTTCCAGGAGGAGACAAAAAATTGTTCTCAGACCCAAACACTTCTACAGTATTGCGTTTAGATGCTCCAACATTAATTATGTCTTATGCTGAGGTTCAGTTTTTATTGGCAGAAGCCGCAGTAAAAGGATGGAACGTTGGCGGATCGGCTCAAACGTATTATGAAAATGGAGTAAGAGGCGCTATGAATATTTTAGCAATTTTTGGAGATAAAGTGCCTTTGGTTTCGCCAGCAGAATACAATACTTACATTACAACATATCCATTTAAATCTACAGGAACAGAAGCGCAGAAAATCGAACAGATTATCACGCAAAAATGGATTGTATTATTATTCAATGGTTTTGAGGCATTTTCAGAATATAGAAGAACAGGTTACCCAGTTTTAGTTCCTGTTAATGATCCAACAGGAGAAACTCAGGGAACGATTCCGAGAAGATTAATTTATGATCAGTCAGAACTTATTACAAACGAGGCTAATTATAAAGAAGCAATTCAACGTCAAGGTTTAGATTTAATGACCACAAGAATCTGGTGGGATAAATAATTTTTAAATTGGTTGGTTAGTTAAGATAAGTCGGGTAATGAGCATACCCGGCTTATTTTTAAAATCTGCAATTGATTGATCTGAAAAGTAAATATTTGAAAAGTTATTTTATAGATTCAAATACCTTTTTTTTCGCATAAAACAAATTTTGGTTCTGCTGAAAAAGATGGATTTTATTTTCTGTATTTTAAAAATTTCAAAATACTATACTTAAAGTTTATTTCAATTATTTGAATTTAAAACAATCCATATCAAAATAAAATAAAGTATAAGGCAGTGGTAAAGAAGATATTTCTAGTTGTATTTTAGAGTTACTAACAAAGAATAAATTCTAAAGAGAAGGAATAGGTGCGGTCAGTTCTTTCCTTCTCTAAAACTGCCAAATTACCAGATTACTTACCTTTTTAGTAATTTTAGAAGGTATTAATATATTACTCAGTAAAATGAATTATCAAAATAAACTTCATTGGATAATGTCCTTATTTCTGGCAGGTTTTACATCAATTGTCTTTTCGCAGAAAATTGATTTAAAAAACAATTGGACATACCGTGAAGAAAAAACGCAAAAATGGTATTCGGCTAGTGTTCCAGGAGAAATTCATACCGATTTGCTCAACAGCAAATTAATACCAGATCCATTTTACAGAGATAATGAAAAAAAACTGCAATGGATTGAACGCAAAAACTGGGAATACAAAACTGCTTTTCAGGTTACAGCAAATATGCTGAAAAAGAAAAACACAGAATTAGTTTTTGACGGATTAGATACTTATGCATCAGTATATTTAAACAATCAATTGGTTTTAAAAGCTGATAATATGTTCCGTCAATGGAGAGTTGACGTTAAGAAAGTCTTGAAATCAGGAAATAATGATTTGCGAATCGTATTTCAATCAGCACAAAATGTAGTTGATTCATTGGCAAAAAAAGATTATCCATTTGTAATTCCAGACAATCCGCGCGCTTATGTTCGTAAAGCGCAATACCATTTTGGCTGGGATTGGGGACCAAAATTTACAACTTGCGGAATCTGGAAAACGCCAAGATTTGAAGCTTACGATGAAAAAGAACCTGAGAAACCGTATGTTTTAAATCGAAAGATTGAATTAATACAAGAGCCAGATAGTTTGGGCAGATCTTTCTATTTTAAAATTGATGGAAAACCAGTTTACATGAAAGGAGCGAATTATATTCCATCAGACGCTTTTCTTTCGAAAGTGACCAAAAAAGAATATGAAAAAATAGTCTTATCTGCCAAAGAAGCCAATATGAACATGCTTCGCGTTTGGGGCGGAGGTATTTACGAAGACGACTATTTCTACGATTTGTGCGATAAATACGGAATAAATGTCTGGCAGGATTTTATGTTTGCAGGCACAATGGTTCCGGGAGACGATGCTTTTTTTGAAAATGTAAAAAAAGAAGTCCAATATCAGGTAAAGAGATTGCGCCATCATCCAAGCATCGTTTTATGGTGTGGAAACAACGAATCTGATGAAGCCTTTAAAAATTGGGGCTG from Flavobacterium sp. KACC 22763 includes these protein-coding regions:
- a CDS encoding beta-mannosidase, with product MNYQNKLHWIMSLFLAGFTSIVFSQKIDLKNNWTYREEKTQKWYSASVPGEIHTDLLNSKLIPDPFYRDNEKKLQWIERKNWEYKTAFQVTANMLKKKNTELVFDGLDTYASVYLNNQLVLKADNMFRQWRVDVKKVLKSGNNDLRIVFQSAQNVVDSLAKKDYPFVIPDNPRAYVRKAQYHFGWDWGPKFTTCGIWKTPRFEAYDEKEPEKPYVLNRKIELIQEPDSLGRSFYFKIDGKPVYMKGANYIPSDAFLSKVTKKEYEKIVLSAKEANMNMLRVWGGGIYEDDYFYDLCDKYGINVWQDFMFAGTMVPGDDAFFENVKKEVQYQVKRLRHHPSIVLWCGNNESDEAFKNWGWMKSFKISKQDSIRLWKDYTRLFHDSIPKWVKEVDGKRPYLSSSPLYHWSKAKSITEGDSHYWGIWWGLEDIEAVQKKTGRFVSEYGMLSLPNYNSIEGFTSPEDRNLYSDILKVHLKAGKGFEKLDSYLGKYFIDASKIKKMNLEDYAYLSQCMHYYSIKNIVGTHRAKAPYNMGTLVWQLNDCWPVASWSITDYNNRQPKAAWYAIKEAYRDDIKPETDFTHPKDLALEDPKISWEIKGNNIIIKAQKMAKYVCISMKGYNGKWSDNYFDLKAGEEKTISFEGKIAKPEIKIYSLFEVLKRY